CGCGGCGGCGTGTCGCCGATATGGAACGCGCGGACTTCCGCCTGCTGGTCTTCGTCGGCATGCGTGACGCGCTCGTGCTGGCGCAGATGCTCAAGCCACGACGTCACCAGGAAGTACTCCAGGTAGCGGCCCGGCTGTGCGGCGTCTTCAAAAATTCCCCAGGCGTAGGCGCCGTCGCGGCGGCGCTCGGCGCCGGCGTGATGCATGGCCTGCACGAAGTCCGCGCCGCGCGCCGGGTCGATCAGATATTCCACCGTGATCATCACCGGACCGCGATCATGCGACACGTGCTGGTCGATCAGTGGCTCGGGCCAGTGCATCGACGGCGCGAGGTCCAGCTCGGCGCCCAGTTGCAGCTGGGCCTTGCGGGTCAGCAGCATCGCAATGACCGAGCCCGCGGCCGCGATCAGCAGGGCCGTTGGGACGCCAGCGCGCACGGCGGTCTGTCCCCAGATCATGCTGCCGGCGGTCATCGAGCCGAAGAACACCGTGACGAAGATCGCCAGGCCGCGTGCGCGCACCCAGTCGGGCAACGCCACCTGGGCAGACACGTTCAGCGAGGTCAGCACCATGATCCACGACGCGCCCGCCAGAAAGCTGAACGCGCCGGCGACCACGGGATGCGGCACCACCGCAAATACGACCAGCGTGAGCGCCGTGCCCAGCGTGCCGGCCATGACGCTGCGGTCCGGGCCCAGCTTCTTGCGCAGCGGCGGCAGCACGATTGCGCCGATCACCGCACCCGCGCCGACGCAGCCCAGGATGATGCCGTAGAGCAAGGCGCCGCCTTGCAGCACTTGGCGGACGATCACCGGCAGCAGCGCCCAATAGGCGCTGGCGAACAGGAAGAACGCGACGGCTCGCACCAGCGTGGATTTGAGCGGCTTGCTGTGCAGCGCGAAGCGCAGCCCGGCGCGCATGGCGTGAAACAGCTGCTCGCGCGGCAGGCGCTTTTCAGCGGCGGCGGGCGGCTTCCACCAGATCAGTGCTGCGACGACCACGATGAAGCTGACCGCGTTCACAAAGAAAGGAATCGCCACGCCCAGGCTGGTGATCAGCACGCCGGCCAGCGCCGGACCAATGGCGCGGCTGACGTTGATGCCCACGCTGTTCGTCGCGATGGCCTGCTGCAGCGAAGGACGCGGCACCAGGCTGGGGACGATGGCCTGCCAAGCGGGCGCCGACAGCGCCGTGCCAATGCCCATCAGCAACGTAAAGCCCAGCAGCACCCACGGCGTCGTGAGGCCAAACCACACCACCAGGCCCAGTGCCAGGGCGATGAAGCCCATCGCGATCTGCACCATCAGCAGCAGCTTGCGGCGGTCCATCGTGTCGGCCAGCGCGCCGGCCAGCAGCGATAGCAGGAAGACCGGCAGCGCGCCCGCCGTCTGCACCAGCGCCACGAACATGGGCGACGGCGACAGCGAGGTCATGAGCCAGCCCGCGCCCACATCGTGCATCCAGGTGCCGATGTTCGACAGGACGGTAGCCACCCAGATCACCGTGAAGGCGGAGTAGGCGAAGGGAGAGGAAGGCGGGGCTGGGTCAGCGGGTCGGATGTCGGCGGTCGTCATGGCGGGCAGGCTGCGGAAGAAAGCAAAAAGGCCCGCGGCCGCTGCGAGAGCGGCTGCGGGCCCGTGGGGCATCAGCGGGCGATGACGGGCGCCGCGACGGGCGCGATGGCGTCGTGGGCGGTCTGCGTGCGCTGGCCGGCCTTGTGCACCATGGTGTAGGCGTAGTCCACGCCCATGCCGTAGGCGCCCGAGTGTTCCTTGACGATTTCCATCACGGCATCGTACGAGTCACGGTGGGCCCAGTCGCGCTGCCATTCCAGCAGCACTTGCTGCCACGTGACCGGCACGACGCCGGCCTGGATCATGCGTTGCATGGCCATGTCATGCGCTTCCTTGGACGTGCCGCCCGACGCGTCCGAGACCATGTAGATCTCGTACTCGCCTTCCAGCATCGCGCACAGGGCGAAGGTGGTGTTGCAGACTTCGGTCCACAGGCCGGCGACGACCACCTTCTTGCGGCCGTTGGCGGCCAGCGCGTCACGCACCTTCTGGTCGTCCCACGAGTTCATCGAGGTGCGTTCCAGGACCTTCTGGTTCGGGAACACGTCCAGCAGTTCGGGGTAGGTGTAGCCCGAGAACGACTCGGTTTCGACGGTGGTGATGGTGGTGGGGACGCCGAACACCTTGGCGGCCTTGGCCAGACCCACGACGTTGTTCTTGAGCGTCTGGCGGTCGATCGACTGCACGCCGAAGGCCATCTGCGGCTGGTGATCGATGAAGATGATCTGGCTGTTCTGCGGGGTCAGGACTTCGAGCTTTGCTTGGGACATGAAAATCACCTGGAGGGTTGAAACAGAGGGGGCGTTAACGACAACGTCAGGATATGGGAAACGTTCGCATTTCGACATTGTTCGAAGGTATGGCGCGTCCCCCCTCAAGTAGGGTCATTGGGGGACGCGCTTGATGCCCAGGGTGGCCAGGGCGGCGACGATGGGCGGCAGGACGAAACACCACATGAGGGACGCCCAGTACAGCAACGCGGCAATGGCGCAGCCGGACGCAAAGGCCGCCAGGGCGGGCAGCATCTTGCGCAGGCGGCCGACGGCGGCCGTGCGGGCTTCGCCGGAGACGCCCTTGCAGAGGTCGGCCAGGTCGATCATCACCTGCGTGGTGGTCCCGGTCATCAGCGTGGACGGCGGCGCGCTGCCCAGGTGCATGCGCTGGATCGCATTCTGGATACCCATGGCCGCGACCAGCAGCATGCCGCCCGTCACGGCGAAGGGCGCGTCGCTGTCGGGAAACGGTCCGTAGGCGATGAGGACGGCGGCGGCGGCAGCCAGCAGCAGCACCTTCGCGCACATGAGCTTGGACATGGCCGTGTCCGCGGCCGCGAGGCTGGACGCAAACAGGCGCGTCAGGACGACGACGGCACAGAAGAGCGGCAAGGCCAGCAGCTTGGCGAAGGCGCCGGTCGTGCCGTGGACGAAGGCGGCGCCCAGCGTGACGAAGTTGCCGGTCACGTGCGCCGTGAACAGGCCATTCAACGCCAGGAACCCCGCCGTATCGACGTATCCCGCGTTAAAGCCCAGGAGGCCGGTGAATCGGGGAGATACGGGTGTCTGTTCCATGATGTGCAAGGTGAGCGTTGAAGACGCAGTGCCCGTTGAACCGGCGGAGCGGCCGGCGCGACGGGCACTGCGAAGGCTGTTACCGCCGTTCGTTCAGGTCCTGCCAGATCACCAGCAGGAATCCGCCCACCAGCCCAAGGTGCTCGAAGAACGAGTTGGCGGCGAAAAAGCGCGCCTGGCCGGGCGGCATTTCCCAGAACTGCAGGGCAACGAACGTGGCGATGAGGGTGAAGATCGCCAGCCCCAATGCGCCGATCCAGCGGTGCCAGCCGATCAGGATCATGAGCGAGGCAATGAGCTCCAGCGCGATTACGACCACGGCGAAGAACGGCGCGGGCGTGAGCCCGAAGTGGGTCATTTCGGCAATGGCGCCGGGAAAGTCGGTCAGCTTGACCAGCCCGCCCTGCAGATACGCCGCGCACAGGCCCAGGTAGGCGACAAAGCGGGCCACGCGGCCCCCGAGAACGGGGCGTGCGAGGCCGGCCAGCGAGGTTGAAATGCTCGACATGGATTCAGTCCTTTACACGGCCCAGCACGAGCAACCCAGCGCGCCGAAAAACGACTTCTGGTCCGAGGCCGGCACGCTGGAGGCCCACGCGTTGGCGTGGCTGTGTCCATGCATGCCGCACGCCGTGGCGCACCCGCACGCGGCGGCAAAGCGCTTGTAGTCCAGCGAATTGCGTCCCGCGCCTTCCGGGTCGCCCCAGGCGGCATAGCCGCCGAACAGGCGCGTGGGCGACCAGTCGGGCATGGCGGGCGGCGGCGCGTTTTCGTCCAGCGGCGCGAAGTCGCCCGCGCCATAGACCACTCGCCCGCCGACCACGGTCAGGTCGGACGTCAGGAACGAAATCTCTTCATCCGCCACCGTGAAGTAATCCTGGGACGGGACCATCAGGTCGGCAAACTGGCCCACCTGGATGCGGCCGCGCTTGCCCTCGTCGTTGGAGAACCACGCGACGTTTTCGGTCCACATGCGCAGCGCGGTTTCGCGGTCCAGCAGGTTTTCGTGCGGGTACAGCGGCATGCCGCCCACGGTCTTGCCCGTGGTCATCCACGACAGCGAGATCCACGGGTTGTAGGACGCGACGCGCGTGGCGTCCGTGCCGGCCGACGTCTTCACGCCCTTTTCCAGGATGCGCTTGACCGGGGGCGTGGCCTGCGCGGCCTTCGCGCCGTAGCGCTCGACAAAGTACTCGCCCTGATAGGCCATGCGATGCTGCACGGCAATGCCGCCGCCCAGCGCGGCGATCCGGTCGATCGACTTGTCCGAGATCGTCTCGGCGTGATCGAAGAACCAGTTGATGCCGGTAAGCGGCGTGTCGCGATGTACCTTCTCGAAGACGTCCAGCGCCCGCGTGATGGTTTCGTCGTACGTGGCGTGCAGGCGCCAGGGCCATTTGTTCTGGACCAGCACGCGCACGACCTCTTCCAGTTCGCCTTCCATTTCCGGCGGCATGTCCGGGCGTTCGACGCGGAAGTCCTCGAAGTCGGCGGCCGAGAACACCAGCATCTCGCCCGCGCCGTTGTGGCGGAAGTAGTCGTCGCCCTGCTTGTACTTCACCGAAGACGTCCAGTTCAGGAAGTCTTCCTTTTCGTGCTTGGGCTTTTGCGTGAAGAGGTTGTAGGCGAGGCGGACGGTCAACTGGTTGTCGTCGGCCAGCTTCTGGATGACGGCGTAGTCGTCCGGGTAATTCTGATAGCCGCCGCCGGCGTCGATGACGCCCGTGACGCCCAGCCGGTTCAGCTCACGCATGAAGTGGCGCGTGGAGTTCAGCTGATAGTCGAACGGCAGCTTCGGACCCTTGGCCAGCGTGGAATACAGGATCGTGGCGTTGGGCTTGGCCAGCAGCAGGCCCGTCGGATTGCCGTTCGAGTCCCGGATGATCTGTCCGCCTTCGGGGTCGGGCGTGTCCCGGGTGTAGCCCACCACGCGCAGCGCCGCGGCGTTCAGCAGCGCGCGGTCGTACAGATGCAGCAGGAACACGGGCGTGTCCGGCGCGACGGCATTGATTTCCTCGATGGTCGGCAGGCGCTTCTCAATGAACTGGTGCTCGGTGAATCCGCCCACCACGCGCACCCATTGGGGCGCGGGCGTGTTGGCGACCTGCCGGCGCAGCATTTCCATGGCGTCCGCCAAAGACCGCACACCGTCCCACCGCAGCTCCATGTTGTAGTTCAGGCCGCCGCGCACGACGTGCGTGTGGTTGTCGTAGAGCCCGGGCAGGACGCCTTTCTTTTTCAGGTCCACCAGCCGGGTGTTCGATCCCGCCAGGCGCAGGACTTCCCGGTCGCTGCCCACGGCGACGAACTTGCCGGCCTTCACGGCGACGGCGCCCGCTTCCGGATTGGCGCGGTCCAGCGTGGTGAAGCGGCCGTTGTAGAAGATCACTTCCGGGGGGCCGTCCGCCAGCGGCGTGCCGGGTTGGTTCTGCGACCCGGCATTCGCCCGGCCTGCCCACATGCTGTTGAGCGCAAACGCGGAAGCCAGCGAAGACGCCGCTCCCAGGACTTGTCGACGCGAAGCCATGCCACTCTCCTCGATTAGTTTCGTGGCGGGTAGGTTTCCATGGCGGCCAGTGGGGCGCAATCCGACATTAGGGTTGTGACCCTATACCATCGACGAATGGCGCCGCCACGCAATGCACGCGTATTGTTTTCCGGTTTGCGTGCTGCCTTGCAGTTCCGGGGTCGCTCGTATCCCGTGCCCAGGGGTTGATCGCGCAGGATTCCCTCGGAAAGCACAGGAGCATGAGATGAAGGTTGGCCGCCAAGCGCGCAAACGGGTTCTGGTTGGTGGATGCGCGGTGGCCGCGCTGTGTGGCGTAGTGGGCAGCGCGACGGCGCAGTCATCCGTCACGCTATACGGCCGGCTCAACACGGCGCTGGAAT
The DNA window shown above is from Achromobacter spanius and carries:
- a CDS encoding YoaK family protein, with the translated sequence MEQTPVSPRFTGLLGFNAGYVDTAGFLALNGLFTAHVTGNFVTLGAAFVHGTTGAFAKLLALPLFCAVVVLTRLFASSLAAADTAMSKLMCAKVLLLAAAAAVLIAYGPFPDSDAPFAVTGGMLLVAAMGIQNAIQRMHLGSAPPSTLMTGTTTQVMIDLADLCKGVSGEARTAAVGRLRKMLPALAAFASGCAIAALLYWASLMWCFVLPPIVAALATLGIKRVPQ
- a CDS encoding hydrolase is translated as MSQAKLEVLTPQNSQIIFIDHQPQMAFGVQSIDRQTLKNNVVGLAKAAKVFGVPTTITTVETESFSGYTYPELLDVFPNQKVLERTSMNSWDDQKVRDALAANGRKKVVVAGLWTEVCNTTFALCAMLEGEYEIYMVSDASGGTSKEAHDMAMQRMIQAGVVPVTWQQVLLEWQRDWAHRDSYDAVMEIVKEHSGAYGMGVDYAYTMVHKAGQRTQTAHDAIAPVAAPVIAR
- a CDS encoding MFS transporter; this encodes MTTADIRPADPAPPSSPFAYSAFTVIWVATVLSNIGTWMHDVGAGWLMTSLSPSPMFVALVQTAGALPVFLLSLLAGALADTMDRRKLLLMVQIAMGFIALALGLVVWFGLTTPWVLLGFTLLMGIGTALSAPAWQAIVPSLVPRPSLQQAIATNSVGINVSRAIGPALAGVLITSLGVAIPFFVNAVSFIVVVAALIWWKPPAAAEKRLPREQLFHAMRAGLRFALHSKPLKSTLVRAVAFFLFASAYWALLPVIVRQVLQGGALLYGIILGCVGAGAVIGAIVLPPLRKKLGPDRSVMAGTLGTALTLVVFAVVPHPVVAGAFSFLAGASWIMVLTSLNVSAQVALPDWVRARGLAIFVTVFFGSMTAGSMIWGQTAVRAGVPTALLIAAAGSVIAMLLTRKAQLQLGAELDLAPSMHWPEPLIDQHVSHDRGPVMITVEYLIDPARGADFVQAMHHAGAERRRDGAYAWGIFEDAAQPGRYLEYFLVTSWLEHLRQHERVTHADEDQQAEVRAFHIGDTPPRVSHFVAPIPK
- a CDS encoding amidohydrolase encodes the protein MADGPPEVIFYNGRFTTLDRANPEAGAVAVKAGKFVAVGSDREVLRLAGSNTRLVDLKKKGVLPGLYDNHTHVVRGGLNYNMELRWDGVRSLADAMEMLRRQVANTPAPQWVRVVGGFTEHQFIEKRLPTIEEINAVAPDTPVFLLHLYDRALLNAAALRVVGYTRDTPDPEGGQIIRDSNGNPTGLLLAKPNATILYSTLAKGPKLPFDYQLNSTRHFMRELNRLGVTGVIDAGGGYQNYPDDYAVIQKLADDNQLTVRLAYNLFTQKPKHEKEDFLNWTSSVKYKQGDDYFRHNGAGEMLVFSAADFEDFRVERPDMPPEMEGELEEVVRVLVQNKWPWRLHATYDETITRALDVFEKVHRDTPLTGINWFFDHAETISDKSIDRIAALGGGIAVQHRMAYQGEYFVERYGAKAAQATPPVKRILEKGVKTSAGTDATRVASYNPWISLSWMTTGKTVGGMPLYPHENLLDRETALRMWTENVAWFSNDEGKRGRIQVGQFADLMVPSQDYFTVADEEISFLTSDLTVVGGRVVYGAGDFAPLDENAPPPAMPDWSPTRLFGGYAAWGDPEGAGRNSLDYKRFAAACGCATACGMHGHSHANAWASSVPASDQKSFFGALGCSCWAV
- a CDS encoding DoxX family protein; the protein is MSSISTSLAGLARPVLGGRVARFVAYLGLCAAYLQGGLVKLTDFPGAIAEMTHFGLTPAPFFAVVVIALELIASLMILIGWHRWIGALGLAIFTLIATFVALQFWEMPPGQARFFAANSFFEHLGLVGGFLLVIWQDLNERR